A stretch of the Xyrauchen texanus isolate HMW12.3.18 chromosome 20, RBS_HiC_50CHRs, whole genome shotgun sequence genome encodes the following:
- the kcnf1b gene encoding potassium voltage-gated channel subfamily F member 1 — protein MWTLPRTRFAHCNGSSNSDEKEIAVNIGGVRLVLCGDILNRYPESRLAELVNRSPRSFDAISSLCDDYDPGKREFYFDRDPDSFKCIVEVYYFGEIHMKRGICPICFIKEMEFWKIDLSCLDECCKSNLNEKEEELAEIADKVKLILDDLDCDPAVSRTERWQKFVWKFMEKPESSLPARVVAVLSFLFILVSSVVMCLGTIPDLQVEDSEGNRVEHPSLDAIETACIGWFTVEYVLRLASSPNKVRFALSFMNIVDFMAIMPFYVVLILTCLGTGMMELVNVQQAVQALRIMRIARIFKLARHSSGLQTLTYALKRSFKELGLLLMYMGVGIFVFSALGYTMEQSHPETLFRSIPQSFWWAIITMTTVGYGDIYPKTTLGRCNAAISFLCGVIAIALPIHPIINNFVIYYNKQKVLETAAKHELELMELRSLELAVRSASRRCDASGRAMEGAMRASRSDTYINLLSGAHRTEKNVKKKSLT, from the coding sequence ATGTGGACGTTACCGAGGACTCGGTTCGCGCACTGTAACGGCTCGTCGAACAGCGATGAGAAAGAAATCGCAGTGAATATCGGCGGCGTGCGGCTGGTGCTCTGTGGGGACATTCTGAACCGCTATCCGGAGAGCAGGCTCGCCGAACTTGTGAACCGTTCACCTCGGAGTTTTGATGCCATTTCTTCACTTTGCGATGATTACGATCCCGGGAAAAGAGAATTCTACTTTGACAGAGACCCTGACTCTTTTAAATGCATCGTTGAAGTGTACTACTTTGGAGAGATCCATATGAAGAGAGGAATCTGCCCTATTTGCTTTATCAAAGAAATGGAGTTTTGGAAGATTGACTTGAGCTGCTTGGACGAATGCTGCAAGAGTAACTTGAACGAGAAGGAGGAAGAGCTGGCAGAGATTGCGGACAAGGTGAAACTGATCCTGGATGATCTGGACTGTGACCCTGCCGTGAGTCGCACGGAGAGGTGGCAGAAGTTCGTTTGGAAATTCATGGAGAAACCGGAGTCCTCGCTCCCCGCCCGCGTAGTTGCAGTCTTGTCCTTCCTCTTCATTCTAGTGTCATCTGTCGTAATGTGTCTCGGGACCATACCGGACCTACAGGTCGAGGATTCCGAAGGGAACCGAGTTGAGCACCCGAGCCTGGACGCAATTGAGACGGCTTGCATCGGTTGGTTCACGGTGGAGTACGTGCTGCGCCTCGCATCCTCCCCAAACAAGGTGCGCTTCGCTCTCTCCTTCATGAACATTGTAGACTTCATGGCCATCATGCCGTTCTATGTAGTGTTGATTCTAACGTGTCTCGGCACGGGAATGATGGAGCTGGTCAACGTGCAGCAGGCGGTGCAGGCGCTCCGTATCATGCGCATTGCGCGGATCTTCAAGCTGGCGCGCCATTCATCTGGACTGCAAACTCTCACCTACGCACTCAAACGAAGCTTCAAGGAGCTGGGACTGCTCCTTATGTACATGGGAGTAGGCATCTTTGTGTTCTCGGCCCTCGGGTACACCATGGAGCAGAGCCACCCGGAGACGCTGTTCAGAAGCATCCCGCAGTCCTTCTGGTGGGCCATCATCACCATGACCACCGTCGGCTATGGTGACATCTACCCAAAGACCACCCTGGGCCGATGCAACGCGGCCATCAGCTTTCTGTGCGGGGTGATCGCCATTGCGCTGCCCATACACCCCATCATCAACAATTTCGTAATCTATTACAACAAGCAGAAGGTGCTCGAAACCGCCGCCAAGCACGAGCTGGAACTCATGGAGCTGCGGTCGCTCGAGCTCGCAGTGAGAAGCGCCTCGCGCAGGTGTGACGCATCCGGGAGAGCGATGGAAGGTGCCATGCGCGCATCGCGTAGCGACACATACATTAATCTCCTTTCGGGAGCGCACAGGACTGAGAAGAATGTGAAGAAGAAAAGCCTGACTTAG